A stretch of the bacterium genome encodes the following:
- the trxA gene encoding thioredoxin yields the protein MAENLQDFTDQNFDSEVLGSDTPTLVDFWAEWCAPCKMIAPTVEALAAEYSGKLKVGKLNIDDNPSTPTKFGIRGIPTLIIFKGGDAVEQVVGVRSKADLKAVIDRVV from the coding sequence GCAGAAAATCTTCAGGATTTTACCGATCAGAATTTCGACAGCGAGGTGCTCGGATCGGATACCCCGACCTTGGTGGATTTCTGGGCCGAATGGTGCGCACCCTGCAAGATGATTGCGCCCACGGTGGAGGCCCTTGCGGCAGAGTATTCCGGGAAACTGAAGGTGGGCAAGTTGAACATTGACGACAATCCCTCGACCCCGACCAAGTTCGGCATTCGCGGAATCCCCACCCTGATCATCTTCAAAGGCGGAGATGCCGTGGAGCAGGTTGTCGGTGTGCGCTCAAAGGCGGATCTGAAGGCCGTGATCGACCGGGTGGTGTGA